The following proteins are co-located in the Desulfatitalea tepidiphila genome:
- a CDS encoding 3'-5' exonuclease has protein sequence MMEFRISDTFTTSLAKLANEEQKAVKTTTFDLQVNPSQPGMQFHKLAKSKDPNFWSIRAGSDLRLIVHRTAESLLLCYVGHHDDAYRWAERRKLEVHPKTGAAQLVEIRELVKEVTVPAYVSEEHLASQKPLLFAGIAEEEFLTYGVPPEWIADVRRADEDSILELADHLPAEAAEALLDLATGSKPIFRTEALQLVNPFDHPDAQRRFRVMNDVEELEHALSYPWEKWTVFLHPAQRQLVEQAFSGPVRVSGSAGTGKTIVALHRAVHLARNNPDARVLLTTFSEILANALQTKLRLLISNTPRIAERLEVHAIDAIARRLYEFNIGKLQLAPDEVAHQLIAQIASKIEGHKFSPHFLFTEWEEVVDAWQLTTWEAYRDVVRLGRKTRLPEKQRAVLWSLFSEVRSALQGRNLMTHADMFSSLAEYFKNNQKPFDYAVVDEAQDISVAQLRFLASFSAGKPDCLMFTGDLGQRIFQQPFSWRALGIDIRGRSRTLRINYRTSHQIRMQADRLLAPELSDVDGNTEDRRGTISVFNGPSPAVKVLETADEESQVVASWVTQLTSEGLSPHEIGIFVRSDDQLDRACKAAENAKLPYKIIDHKMTISSGHIMIGTMHLAKGLEFRAVAVMACDDEVIPSQQRIERVTDDSDLEEVYNTERHLLYVACTRARDRLLITSADPSSEFLDDLSE, from the coding sequence ATGATGGAATTCCGTATTTCAGACACCTTCACAACCAGCCTCGCCAAACTCGCCAACGAGGAACAAAAGGCCGTCAAAACCACAACCTTTGATCTCCAAGTCAATCCATCCCAACCAGGGATGCAGTTCCACAAACTGGCCAAATCGAAAGACCCCAATTTCTGGTCCATACGGGCCGGCAGTGACCTGCGTCTGATTGTGCACCGCACCGCCGAAAGCCTGCTGCTGTGTTATGTCGGCCATCACGATGATGCCTACCGCTGGGCTGAACGCCGAAAACTCGAAGTGCACCCTAAAACTGGCGCAGCCCAATTGGTCGAAATCCGTGAGCTGGTCAAAGAGGTGACCGTTCCAGCGTATGTATCCGAAGAGCATTTGGCGTCTCAAAAGCCGCTCTTGTTCGCCGGCATCGCAGAAGAAGAATTTTTGACCTATGGCGTGCCCCCTGAATGGATAGCCGATGTGCGCCGGGCGGATGAGGACTCCATCCTCGAATTAGCAGATCACCTGCCCGCTGAAGCGGCCGAAGCGCTCTTGGATTTGGCCACCGGGTCGAAACCTATATTCAGGACCGAAGCACTCCAATTGGTTAATCCATTCGACCATCCCGATGCCCAGCGCCGCTTCAGGGTCATGAACGATGTGGAAGAGCTGGAACACGCCTTGTCTTATCCCTGGGAGAAGTGGACTGTCTTCCTTCATCCGGCCCAGCGCCAATTGGTGGAACAGGCCTTCAGCGGTCCCGTCAGGGTGTCTGGCTCGGCCGGTACAGGAAAAACCATCGTCGCATTGCATCGTGCAGTTCACCTTGCGCGCAATAACCCCGACGCCAGAGTACTGTTGACCACCTTTTCCGAAATTCTCGCCAATGCCCTTCAAACCAAGCTGCGATTGCTGATCAGCAATACGCCCCGTATAGCGGAGCGCTTGGAGGTGCATGCCATCGACGCCATTGCTCGACGACTCTATGAATTCAATATCGGAAAACTGCAGCTTGCACCCGACGAGGTTGCCCATCAGCTCATCGCGCAAATCGCCTCAAAGATTGAAGGCCACAAATTCAGTCCGCACTTTCTATTTACAGAATGGGAAGAGGTGGTCGATGCCTGGCAGTTGACCACCTGGGAAGCCTACCGTGATGTGGTGCGCCTGGGCCGCAAAACACGCCTACCGGAAAAACAACGGGCCGTGCTCTGGTCGCTTTTCAGCGAGGTTCGTTCAGCCCTTCAAGGCAGGAATCTGATGACCCACGCCGATATGTTCAGTAGCCTGGCTGAGTATTTTAAAAACAATCAGAAACCCTTCGATTACGCCGTAGTGGATGAAGCCCAAGACATCAGCGTGGCCCAACTTCGGTTCCTTGCCTCTTTTAGCGCCGGGAAGCCAGATTGTTTGATGTTCACCGGCGATCTGGGCCAGCGCATATTCCAACAACCGTTTTCCTGGCGGGCGCTCGGCATCGACATCCGCGGCCGGTCACGCACCCTGCGCATCAACTACCGCACCTCTCATCAGATCCGGATGCAAGCCGATCGCCTTCTGGCGCCAGAGTTGTCTGATGTGGACGGTAACACAGAAGACCGACGCGGAACTATTTCGGTGTTCAATGGCCCCAGTCCTGCTGTCAAAGTCCTGGAAACTGCAGATGAAGAAAGCCAAGTGGTGGCCAGCTGGGTTACGCAACTCACCAGTGAAGGTTTATCGCCTCACGAAATCGGCATCTTTGTACGATCCGATGACCAATTAGACAGAGCCTGCAAGGCAGCCGAGAATGCAAAACTGCCCTACAAAATCATAGACCACAAAATGACCATCAGCAGTGGGCATATTATGATCGGCACCATGCATCTTGCCAAGGGGCTTGAATTCAGGGCTGTGGCAGTCATGGCCTGCGACGATGAGGTAATCCCTTCCCAGCAGCGCATTGAAAGAGTAACCGATGATTCGGACCTGGAGGAGGTTTATAACACCGAACGCCACCTTCTTTATGTCGCCTGTACCAGAGCCCGGGACCGCCTGCTTATTACAAGTGCTGATCCATCATCCGAATTTTTAGATGATTTATCAGAATAG
- a CDS encoding S8 family peptidase — protein MKPAFSTARQLQENAGLESGFGLQVEFESFPEIEIAFDSLARERSGIELLNARHDGQRTYATVFVPDGKLAHFENVIQDYIDEKKDRAGRLRDHQKLVNTIRQIRLATLHALWTDDPEVFPDTDDESFWWEVWLPVREDRIASVVTFRRLAEMQGFQIAPGELNFPERIVLIIHGSAEQMARSIMTLNSIAELRRAKETAYFFDDSPLEEQADWLEELMERCRFAEESDDTPHVCLLDTGINNGHPFIGPAITSRDLHTVNPAWGKNDDHGHGTALAGLSLVGDLTDTLDSSEQIEIGHRLESVKLLSTNGDNPGESKHHGYLTIEAVARPEVTAPNRRRVFSMAVTARDNRDRGRPSAWSATLDRLAADAEGDATNPRLIIVSAGNISDPNAWAQCPHSNSSDGIHDPAQAWNALTVGAYTELVHITEPDAAGYLPIAPAGGLSPFSTTSCTWQPHWPLKPDVVFEGGNAAKDEIGAVWMPSLCLLTTHHLPTERMFTTANATSAATALASRMAAQIMTVYPELKPETVRGLIVHSADWTDAMRSTFLTSPRPSKSEYTQLVRHCGYGVPNLHRALWSVSNSLTLIVESSLHPFQRHGQAQPKLRDMNLHQLPWPLEELESLGETQVEMRVTLSYFIEPNPSERWIRTRYRYESHGLRFDVKRPYESGDDFRSRINAAARDEETGSRSRGEDSGWLIGPQNRHKGALHSDIWKGAAADLASRGILAVYPALGWWKTRTRLERYDRMARYSLIVSIHAPEIEVELYNAIKNKISVQSVVDV, from the coding sequence TTGAAACCCGCCTTTTCAACCGCCCGTCAACTGCAAGAAAATGCAGGCCTGGAAAGTGGTTTTGGCTTGCAAGTAGAATTTGAAAGTTTCCCTGAAATCGAAATAGCTTTTGACAGCCTGGCAAGAGAACGCTCTGGGATTGAGCTGCTGAATGCCCGGCATGATGGACAGCGAACATATGCCACCGTGTTTGTCCCAGATGGGAAACTGGCACATTTTGAAAACGTGATTCAAGATTATATCGATGAAAAAAAGGATCGTGCTGGTCGGCTACGTGACCATCAAAAACTGGTCAATACCATTCGGCAGATTCGGTTAGCAACCTTGCATGCCCTGTGGACTGATGATCCGGAAGTATTCCCTGACACGGATGATGAATCCTTTTGGTGGGAAGTCTGGCTGCCGGTACGTGAAGATCGGATAGCATCCGTCGTGACATTTCGTAGGCTGGCTGAAATGCAGGGATTCCAAATAGCCCCGGGAGAATTGAATTTTCCGGAAAGGATCGTGTTAATTATCCATGGTTCCGCTGAACAAATGGCTCGCTCCATAATGACGCTCAACAGCATTGCTGAATTAAGACGGGCGAAAGAAACAGCTTATTTTTTTGACGATTCGCCCCTTGAAGAGCAAGCCGACTGGTTAGAAGAACTGATGGAACGCTGTCGGTTTGCAGAAGAAAGTGATGACACGCCGCATGTATGCCTTCTTGATACGGGTATCAACAACGGCCATCCGTTTATTGGGCCGGCAATTACCAGTAGAGATCTTCATACTGTCAATCCCGCATGGGGAAAAAATGACGACCACGGACATGGAACAGCACTGGCGGGCTTATCTTTGGTTGGCGATTTAACTGACACCTTAGATTCCAGTGAGCAAATAGAGATAGGGCACCGTTTGGAGTCGGTGAAATTATTGTCAACCAATGGTGATAATCCAGGCGAATCAAAACACCATGGTTATCTAACAATAGAAGCTGTTGCGAGACCAGAAGTAACAGCGCCAAACCGGAGACGTGTCTTCAGTATGGCGGTGACCGCCAGAGACAACCGGGACCGGGGTCGTCCGTCGGCATGGTCGGCAACCTTGGACAGACTGGCTGCGGACGCTGAAGGAGATGCCACAAATCCGCGTTTGATAATAGTTTCGGCAGGGAATATCAGCGACCCTAATGCATGGGCTCAATGTCCACATAGTAATAGCAGTGATGGCATTCACGACCCGGCGCAGGCCTGGAATGCCCTGACTGTGGGGGCTTACACTGAGCTTGTTCATATTACGGAGCCGGATGCAGCAGGCTATCTGCCAATAGCACCTGCCGGCGGTCTGAGCCCCTTCAGCACGACATCATGCACTTGGCAACCACATTGGCCGTTGAAACCTGATGTCGTTTTTGAAGGTGGAAATGCGGCTAAAGATGAAATAGGCGCTGTCTGGATGCCGAGTTTGTGTCTCTTGACAACCCACCATCTGCCCACAGAGCGCATGTTCACAACAGCCAACGCGACTAGTGCTGCAACGGCTCTTGCTTCGCGAATGGCAGCGCAGATCATGACAGTATATCCAGAGCTTAAGCCCGAAACTGTCCGAGGTCTGATTGTTCACTCGGCGGATTGGACAGATGCGATGCGCAGTACTTTTCTAACCAGTCCACGACCTTCAAAAAGCGAATACACACAGTTGGTACGTCATTGTGGTTACGGAGTACCAAATTTGCATCGGGCATTATGGAGTGTTTCAAATTCATTGACACTAATTGTGGAAAGCTCTTTGCATCCCTTCCAGCGGCATGGGCAAGCACAGCCAAAGCTACGGGATATGAACCTGCATCAATTGCCTTGGCCTTTGGAAGAGCTTGAATCACTTGGTGAGACACAAGTTGAAATGCGGGTCACACTATCCTATTTCATTGAACCGAACCCGTCGGAAAGATGGATTCGTACGAGATACCGCTATGAATCGCATGGGTTGCGTTTTGATGTCAAGCGTCCCTACGAATCAGGAGATGATTTTCGTTCCCGGATAAATGCAGCGGCAAGGGATGAAGAGACAGGCTCTCGATCCAGAGGCGAAGACTCGGGTTGGTTGATAGGACCCCAAAACCGCCATAAAGGGGCTCTGCATTCCGATATTTGGAAGGGGGCAGCCGCTGATCTTGCCAGTCGTGGGATATTGGCGGTTTACCCTGCTTTAGGTTGGTGGAAAACGAGAACCCGTCTTGAGCGATACGATAGGATGGCACGCTATTCATTGATTGTTTCGATTCATGCGCCTGAAATAGAGGTTGAGCTCTATAATGCAATAAAAAATAAAATTTCAGTTCAATCCGTTGTAGACGTATGA
- a CDS encoding AAA family ATPase: MPSADQIKALLKSHIEGDDQRFYSVAMQLAAHEARMGHGKLAEELRALIDRAKSQNATEKPTPISRPRGELANLLTVSYPKNHLNDMVLDDELKQQIERVIREQRHAQQILAHGLSPRRKLLLVGLPGTGKTMTASVLGGELGIPLFQVRLDGLLTKYMGETAAKLRQIFEATNKARGIYFFDEFDAIGSQRSLGNDVGEIRRILNSFLQMIEQDCSHSLILAATNHVEILDYALFRRFDDVLQYNLPSESQIALLLKARLSNFCQKDISWSRLAQSAVGLSYAEITRAAEEVLKEALIQGRENIIETDIFKMLAERKAVTEKLQNNR; this comes from the coding sequence ATGCCAAGTGCAGACCAAATAAAAGCCCTGTTAAAATCGCACATTGAAGGCGATGATCAGCGTTTCTATTCAGTGGCCATGCAGCTTGCTGCTCATGAAGCAAGAATGGGACACGGCAAACTAGCTGAGGAACTGCGGGCGCTCATTGATCGAGCCAAAAGTCAGAACGCCACTGAAAAACCGACGCCCATCAGCCGTCCCCGGGGCGAACTGGCCAATCTGCTAACGGTTTCTTATCCAAAAAACCATTTAAACGATATGGTGCTGGATGATGAGCTGAAACAACAAATTGAGCGTGTCATCAGGGAACAGCGGCATGCACAGCAGATTTTGGCACATGGCCTTTCACCACGTCGCAAGCTTTTGCTGGTTGGGTTGCCAGGGACAGGCAAAACGATGACCGCTTCAGTTCTGGGTGGAGAGTTGGGTATTCCCTTGTTTCAAGTCCGCCTGGATGGTTTGCTTACAAAATATATGGGAGAAACGGCTGCAAAATTACGCCAGATATTCGAAGCAACAAACAAGGCGCGTGGGATTTATTTTTTCGATGAATTTGATGCCATCGGTTCCCAACGCAGTTTGGGGAATGATGTCGGCGAAATTCGACGTATACTCAATAGTTTTTTACAAATGATCGAACAGGATTGCTCCCACAGTCTTATTCTTGCCGCTACCAATCATGTTGAGATTTTGGATTATGCACTTTTTCGGCGATTTGATGATGTGCTGCAGTATAACCTCCCATCCGAAAGTCAGATTGCACTTTTATTGAAAGCGCGACTATCAAACTTTTGCCAGAAGGATATATCATGGAGTAGACTTGCCCAATCAGCGGTCGGGCTGAGCTATGCTGAAATCACCAGGGCTGCCGAGGAGGTATTAAAGGAGGCCCTTATTCAGGGCCGTGAAAATATCATTGAAACAGATATCTTTAAAATGCTGGCCGAAAGGAAGGCTGTAACAGAAAAACTACAGAACAACAGATAG
- a CDS encoding site-specific DNA-methyltransferase: MAKKKTNSKLTVETLTHDEATRKNIPTAEYQSVMRTEELSPLRVAYERRNRDLDPQLVWRGKDEQDWSDLVVHAPPLYIQEKVHPKVLIDDLLKKAQAAQQPSGVPEQLDLFADFNGLPSDNARTEFYQHDGNWSNRMILGDSLQVMASLAEREGLRGKVQCIYIDPPYGIKFNSNFQWSTTSRDVKDGKADHITREPEQVKAFRDTWRDGIHSYLTYLRDRLTVARDLLTDSGSIFVQIGDENVHLIRALMDEVFGNNNFVDQIIFQTSSGRISDGLDGVYDILVWYARNKEQAKFRKLKRERTEKQLETAYTYVQFPDGTFRMMTSAERNGQLDLPPGVKRFRPGQTQSQSGGESSRFILSFQGTNFQPPNTGGWRTSIGGFERAAKACRLIARGKSVAFRLCNEDNFYIQMANIWTDTVFVSFGSDKKYVVQTNPLVIQRCILMATDPGDLVLDPTCGSGTTAYVAEQWGRRWITIDTSRVALALARARIMGARYLYYLLSDSRDGQLKEAEVTRTAPSEAPAHGDIRQGFVYERVPHITLKSIANNSEIDVIWEQYQKTLEPLRAKLNQALKKQWEEWEIPREADIKWPDAAQKLHDQWWQRRIARQKEIDASIAAKADVEYLYDKPYEDKKKVRVAGPFTVESLSPHRVLGVDENDELIDGVSQSNASHFEGYDFTQMILDNLKTAGVQQAHKEDKIQFISITPWPGDLVCAEGLYQEGDQATGSQKRAAIFIGPEFGTVSRPDLVAAAREAGDAGFDALITCAFNYDAHSSEFAKLGRIPILKARMNADLHMADDLKNTGKGNLFVIFGEPDIDILNAQDGQIQVKINGVDVFHPNTGEVRSDGSDGIACWFIDTDYNEESFFVRHAYFLGANDPYKALKTTLKAEISADAWATLNSDTSRPFHKPKSGRIAVKVINHLGDEVMKVFKVS; the protein is encoded by the coding sequence ATGGCCAAGAAAAAAACAAACTCCAAGCTGACCGTTGAAACCCTTACCCATGACGAGGCCACCCGCAAAAACATTCCCACGGCCGAATACCAGTCCGTGATGCGCACCGAAGAACTCTCGCCCCTGCGGGTGGCCTACGAGCGCCGCAACCGCGACCTCGACCCTCAACTGGTGTGGCGAGGCAAGGACGAGCAGGACTGGTCCGACCTAGTGGTGCATGCACCGCCTCTCTACATCCAGGAAAAGGTGCACCCCAAGGTGCTCATCGACGACCTGCTCAAAAAGGCCCAGGCCGCCCAACAACCATCAGGTGTGCCCGAGCAGCTTGATCTCTTTGCCGACTTTAACGGCCTGCCCAGCGATAACGCCCGCACCGAGTTCTACCAGCACGATGGCAACTGGTCCAACCGTATGATCCTGGGCGATTCCCTCCAGGTCATGGCCTCACTGGCCGAGCGTGAAGGCCTGCGCGGCAAGGTGCAGTGCATCTACATCGACCCGCCTTACGGCATCAAGTTCAACTCCAATTTTCAGTGGTCCACTACCAGCCGGGATGTGAAAGACGGTAAAGCGGATCACATCACCCGCGAGCCAGAGCAGGTCAAGGCGTTTCGGGATACCTGGCGGGATGGGATTCACTCCTATCTAACCTATCTGCGGGATCGATTGACCGTGGCGCGGGACTTGCTAACGGATAGCGGCTCGATTTTTGTTCAGATTGGGGATGAGAATGTGCACCTTATAAGGGCTTTAATGGATGAAGTATTTGGCAACAATAACTTTGTCGATCAAATCATTTTTCAAACTTCAAGTGGTAGAATATCTGATGGATTGGATGGCGTGTACGATATACTTGTTTGGTATGCTCGAAACAAGGAGCAGGCTAAATTCAGAAAATTAAAAAGAGAGCGCACAGAAAAACAACTTGAAACAGCATATACATATGTTCAGTTTCCTGACGGGACATTTAGGATGATGACCTCAGCTGAGCGCAATGGGCAATTGGATTTGCCACCGGGTGTAAAGCGTTTTAGGCCCGGACAGACTCAAAGCCAGTCGGGAGGAGAGTCCTCACGTTTTATCCTATCATTTCAAGGTACCAATTTTCAGCCTCCAAACACAGGGGGATGGAGAACTTCTATTGGCGGGTTTGAGCGCGCAGCAAAGGCTTGCCGTTTAATTGCCAGAGGCAAGTCGGTTGCTTTTCGACTTTGCAATGAAGATAATTTTTACATCCAGATGGCAAACATATGGACTGATACTGTATTTGTTTCTTTCGGGTCGGACAAAAAATATGTCGTCCAGACAAATCCGCTTGTAATTCAACGTTGCATTCTCATGGCGACAGACCCCGGCGACCTCGTCCTCGACCCCACCTGCGGCTCGGGGACCACGGCCTATGTCGCCGAACAATGGGGACGTCGCTGGATCACCATTGACACATCCCGTGTAGCCCTGGCCCTCGCCCGTGCCCGCATCATGGGCGCCCGTTATCTGTATTACTTGCTATCCGATAGCCGCGACGGGCAGCTCAAGGAGGCCGAGGTCACCCGCACGGCCCCATCCGAAGCCCCTGCCCACGGCGACATCCGCCAAGGATTCGTCTACGAGCGCGTGCCCCACATCACCCTCAAATCGATTGCCAACAACTCCGAAATCGACGTGATCTGGGAACAGTACCAGAAAACCCTGGAACCCCTGCGCGCGAAGCTTAACCAGGCATTGAAGAAGCAATGGGAGGAGTGGGAGATCCCCCGCGAGGCGGACATCAAATGGCCTGACGCCGCCCAAAAGCTCCACGACCAGTGGTGGCAACGGCGTATCGCCCGCCAGAAGGAGATCGACGCTTCCATCGCCGCCAAGGCCGATGTCGAGTATCTCTACGACAAACCCTATGAAGATAAAAAGAAAGTCCGCGTGGCCGGCCCCTTCACGGTGGAAAGCCTTTCACCCCATCGCGTGCTGGGCGTAGATGAAAACGACGAACTGATTGACGGCGTCTCCCAATCCAACGCCAGCCACTTCGAAGGCTATGACTTCACCCAGATGATTCTGGATAACCTGAAAACCGCCGGCGTCCAGCAGGCCCACAAGGAAGACAAGATCCAGTTCATTTCCATCACTCCCTGGCCCGGCGATCTGGTATGCGCCGAAGGCCTCTACCAGGAAGGCGACCAGGCCACCGGCAGCCAGAAACGCGCCGCCATCTTCATCGGCCCGGAATTCGGCACCGTCTCCCGTCCCGACCTGGTGGCTGCTGCCCGGGAAGCCGGAGACGCCGGTTTCGATGCCCTCATCACCTGCGCCTTCAACTACGACGCCCACTCCTCAGAGTTCGCCAAACTCGGCCGCATCCCCATCCTCAAGGCCCGCATGAATGCCGACCTGCACATGGCCGACGACCTCAAGAACACCGGCAAGGGCAACCTCTTCGTCATTTTCGGCGAACCCGACATCGACATCCTCAATGCCCAAGATGGCCAAATCCAGGTCAAGATCAACGGCGTGGACGTCTTCCACCCCAACACCGGCGAGGTGCGCAGCGACGGCTCCGACGGCATCGCCTGCTGGTTCATCGACACCGATTACAACGAAGAGAGCTTCTTCGTCCGTCACGCCTATTTCCTCGGCGCCAACGATCCCTACAAAGCCCTCAAAACCACCCTAAAAGCTGAAATTAGCGCCGACGCTTGGGCCACCCTCAACAGCGACACCTCCCGCCCGTTCCATAAACCCAAATCCGGCCGCATCGCGGTAAAGGTAATCAACCATTTGGGGGATGAAGTGATGAAAGTGTTTAAGGTGTCATAA
- a CDS encoding Fic family protein has product MVFDRDKPFNDLPLLPPDVDLESKAILKKAIAANRELAELKGAGDAIPNQAILVNSIVLQEARLSSEIENIVTTSDELYKAADEDPSKVDQPTKEVLHYREALWHGFENLKTRPLSTNLFIELVGIIKQIDLGIRKVPGTKIADSRGQIVYTPPEGEALLRELLANLERFMNAEDGIDPLVKLAVFHYQFEAIHPFTDGNGRTGRIINILYLVEQELLKIPVLYLSHYIIRNKADYYAGLRRVTEQNAWEEWILYMLEAIAATARQTRDKIFRIRDLVNAAQETARTKAPKIYSKDLIELIFEQPYCKIRFLEQRALAKRQTASVYLKTLEEIGLLQSLKVGREVYFMNMPLLAILKE; this is encoded by the coding sequence ATGGTTTTTGATCGCGACAAACCTTTCAATGATCTGCCGTTGCTGCCACCGGACGTGGATTTGGAATCCAAGGCGATTTTAAAGAAAGCCATTGCCGCCAATCGTGAATTGGCTGAACTCAAAGGCGCCGGCGATGCCATCCCCAATCAGGCCATATTGGTCAACTCCATCGTCCTGCAGGAAGCGCGTTTGTCATCGGAAATCGAAAACATCGTCACCACCAGCGACGAGCTTTACAAGGCCGCCGATGAAGATCCGAGCAAAGTGGACCAACCCACCAAGGAGGTCCTGCATTACCGCGAGGCCTTGTGGCATGGCTTCGAGAATCTGAAAACAAGACCGTTATCCACCAATCTTTTCATTGAACTGGTGGGGATCATCAAACAAATCGATCTGGGCATCCGCAAAGTGCCCGGCACCAAAATCGCCGACAGTCGAGGGCAAATCGTTTATACGCCACCAGAAGGCGAAGCTCTGCTGCGCGAACTGTTGGCCAACCTCGAACGCTTTATGAACGCCGAAGACGGCATCGACCCCCTGGTGAAACTGGCGGTCTTTCACTATCAATTCGAGGCCATTCATCCCTTTACGGACGGAAACGGCCGCACCGGCCGCATCATCAATATCCTTTATCTGGTGGAACAAGAGCTGCTGAAAATCCCCGTGCTTTACCTGAGCCACTACATCATCCGCAACAAGGCGGACTATTATGCCGGCCTGCGCCGGGTGACCGAGCAGAATGCCTGGGAAGAATGGATTTTGTACATGCTGGAGGCCATCGCCGCCACGGCCCGGCAGACACGGGACAAGATTTTTCGCATCCGCGACTTGGTGAATGCGGCCCAGGAAACAGCGCGCACCAAGGCCCCCAAGATTTATTCCAAGGACTTGATCGAGCTGATTTTTGAGCAGCCCTATTGCAAGATCCGCTTTCTGGAGCAGCGCGCCCTTGCAAAACGGCAGACCGCTTCCGTGTACCTCAAAACCCTTGAAGAGATCGGCCTGCTTCAAAGCCTGAAGGTAGGGCGCGAGGTCTATTTCATGAACATGCCTTTGCTGGCCATCTTAAAAGAATAG